ACGGTACTGGGCGATATCGCCGATGGCGCCACCCAGTCGCGCTGGCAGTTCGGCAGTGATCCGCTCTGGCAGATGCGTGCCACCATCGAGAAATCCACGGACGAGTTCACCACGATCGGCGTGGCCGCGTCGTACGGCCGCGTGGATGTGACGCTCGTGCCGTTGAACGACCTCGCGATCGGTGCCCCTGATGGCGTGAGCGCCGGCACTCCCGGATGCACGACCGGCTGTGCCGCCGAAACCGAACTGTACACCGCGATGGCGCAGTTCCGCAGCGGCGGTGGACCGGGCTTTCACACGTTCTTCGAAGCCCAGGGCGGCGTGACGGCCTTCCGCAATCTGCGCGTGAAGGCGACACGTGAGGCCGTCGGCACCAAGCGGATGCAAACCGACCTGGGTGGCACGCTGGGTGTCGGGTTCGGCTATACGCTGTCTCCGGGGTTTGCCATCACGCTGGTGCAGGACTTCGGCATGGGCTGGCACGCCAAGGCCGACCGGCCCGAGGGCACCGGCCGCACCTGGCGGGTGCGCAACACCCGGGCATCGCTGCGCTTCGCGCTGTAGGCTTCCCAATATGGCGATCCACGAACGTGGATCACGTCACGCGGGTTCGCCGTACGCCTCTCCTCCCTCCTTCCCTCCCCGATGATCGCTTCACTCGTTTCGGAGCTTTCGCGTCGATCGACCGGTCTGGTCGCGCTGGCCCTACTCGCTGGCGCATGCACCCCGAACGCCGACGGGAACGCGCCTGCCATTCCCGCGCGTGTCGCCGCGACGTTCCCCGAGGGGTGGCGACTGCCATCGGGCGCACAGCCCACCGCCACGGCGTCCAAGGCCATGGCCGTGAGCAACAGCCCGGCCGCCAGTGAAGCCGCGGTGGAAATTCTCAAGGCCGGTGGCAACGCGGTGGACGCGGCGGTGGCGCTGGGTTTCGCCCTCACCGTCGCCTGGCCGGAAGCGGGCAATATCGGCGGAGGCGGCTACACGGTCATTCACATGGCCGACGGCCGCACCGCCGCGATCGATTATCGTGAGATCGCCCCGCTCGCCGCGACGCGCGACATGTATCTCGATGCGAAGGGCAATCTCACCGACAAGAGCGTCTACGGGCATCTCGCGTCGGGCGTGCCCGGTGCGGTGGCGGGGCTCACCCAATTGCTCGGGAAGTACGGCACGATGCCACTGTCCCGAGTCATGGCGCCGGCCATCCGTCTCGCCCAGGAGGGATTTGTCGTCGATTCCGCGCTCGCCGGCTCGATCGCGCGCGCGCAGAAGTCGGTGACGCAGTATTCGCACCACGAGACGCCGTACTTTCCGGGCGGTCAGCCGCTCGCCGCGGGTGCCCGTCTGGTGCAGCCGGAGCTCGCGCGTACGCTGCAGGCCATCGCCGATTCGGGCGCCGCGGGGTTCTATCGCGGTTGGGTGGCCGATTCACTCGTGGCCGAGATACAGCGTGGCGACGGCATCATGACACGGGAAGATCTCGGGCGCTACGAAGCCGTCTGGCGTGACGCGCTCAACACCACGTATCGCGACTACACGCTGCTCTCCATGCCCCCGTCTTCGTCGGGTGGCATCGTCGTGGCGGAGGCGCTCAACATCCTCGAGCAGTATCCGTCGTTGCCGCCCTATGGCAGCACCGAATACTTCCACCTGCTGGGCAGCGCGTATCAGCGCGCCTTCATCGATCGCAACGCGAAGCTCGGCGATCCGGCCTTCGTGAAGGTTCCCATCGAGGAGCTCACCAGCAAGAGCTACGCGCAGAAACTCAAGGCAACCATCGGCACCGCAGCCTCGCGCACGAAGGAGCTGGAGCCGCTACTGCTCACGCCGGAACGTGAACCGCAGCACACCACGCACTACTCGGTGGTGGACGCGTCCGGCAACGCCGTGGCCACGACCACCACGCTCAACAACTCGTGGGGATCGGGTGTGTGGGTGCGCGGTGCGGGTTTCATGCTCAACGACGAGATGGACGAC
The Gemmatimonas aurantiaca genome window above contains:
- the ggt gene encoding gamma-glutamyltransferase, with the protein product MIASLVSELSRRSTGLVALALLAGACTPNADGNAPAIPARVAATFPEGWRLPSGAQPTATASKAMAVSNSPAASEAAVEILKAGGNAVDAAVALGFALTVAWPEAGNIGGGGYTVIHMADGRTAAIDYREIAPLAATRDMYLDAKGNLTDKSVYGHLASGVPGAVAGLTQLLGKYGTMPLSRVMAPAIRLAQEGFVVDSALAGSIARAQKSVTQYSHHETPYFPGGQPLAAGARLVQPELARTLQAIADSGAAGFYRGWVADSLVAEIQRGDGIMTREDLGRYEAVWRDALNTTYRDYTLLSMPPSSSGGIVVAEALNILEQYPSLPPYGSTEYFHLLGSAYQRAFIDRNAKLGDPAFVKVPIEELTSKSYAQKLKATIGTAASRTKELEPLLLTPEREPQHTTHYSVVDASGNAVATTTTLNNSWGSGVWVRGAGFMLNDEMDDFAAQPGKPNMFGLVQGEQNAIQPGKRMLSAMSPTIVLDPAKRVLLVVGAAGGPTIITGTSQVILNVIDNHMTLADAMRAPRVHHQGLPDSLTFEAGGIRAGVLDSLRAMGYGMREVRSLVNVNAIMRVKGGWEGQPEPRRSGGAVGY